Proteins from a genomic interval of Shumkonia mesophila:
- a CDS encoding terminase small subunit, whose product MSKGPNGLTHRQERFCRNFAAGFNATRAATGAGYRALWAANHGHRLLRQPRIRARVAAIQAEMAAEACDGTGVLLGKLESVFRAALEGRNYQAAARAVDLQAKLARMAAASGPVEATQAPESTSENGKMTRNDEVFSGRPMRRRLIVRTCRI is encoded by the coding sequence ATGTCCAAGGGCCCCAACGGGTTGACCCATCGCCAGGAGCGCTTCTGCCGCAATTTCGCCGCCGGCTTCAACGCCACCCGCGCCGCCACCGGCGCCGGCTACCGCGCGCTGTGGGCCGCCAACCACGGCCATCGGCTGCTGCGCCAGCCGCGCATCCGCGCCCGCGTCGCCGCCATCCAGGCGGAAATGGCCGCCGAGGCCTGCGACGGCACGGGCGTGCTGCTGGGCAAGCTGGAAAGCGTCTTTCGCGCCGCGCTGGAGGGCCGCAACTACCAGGCGGCGGCGCGCGCCGTCGACCTCCAGGCCAAGCTGGCGCGCATGGCCGCCGCCAGCGGGCCCGTCGAGGCCACTCAAGCCCCTGAATCGACAAGCGAAAATGGCAAAATGACGAGAAATGACGAGGTTTTTTCCGGCCGACCCATGAGAAGACGTTTAATTGTAAGGACTTGCCGGATTTAG
- a CDS encoding type 1 glutamine amidotransferase domain-containing protein, producing MPDLNGKKIAILATDGFEQSELLEPRRILAEAGAQVDVVSPKDGEIVGWDHTDWGESVPVDVKLEEARVENYDALVLPGGQINPDKLRTEAKAVDFVKKFATSGKPVGAICHGPWMLIEAGVVKGRRATSYPSIKTDMENAGCDWQDRKVVVDGNLITSRHPGDIPIFTGRVAEMTAAR from the coding sequence ATGCCCGACCTGAACGGAAAGAAGATCGCCATTCTCGCCACCGACGGCTTCGAGCAGTCCGAATTGCTGGAGCCGCGCCGTATCCTGGCCGAGGCCGGCGCCCAGGTCGACGTCGTTTCGCCAAAGGACGGCGAGATCGTCGGCTGGGACCACACCGACTGGGGTGAATCGGTGCCCGTCGACGTCAAGCTGGAGGAGGCGCGCGTCGAAAATTACGACGCCCTGGTGCTGCCCGGCGGCCAGATCAACCCCGACAAGCTCCGGACCGAGGCAAAAGCGGTGGATTTCGTGAAAAAGTTTGCCACCTCGGGCAAGCCGGTCGGCGCGATCTGCCACGGTCCGTGGATGCTGATCGAGGCCGGGGTCGTCAAGGGCCGGCGCGCCACGTCGTACCCTTCGATCAAGACCGACATGGAGAACGCCGGCTGCGACTGGCAGGACCGGAAAGTGGTCGTCGACGGCAACCTGATCACCAGCCGCCATCCCGGCGATATTCCCATCTTCACCGGGCGCGTCGCCGAAATGACGGCGGCGCGCTGA
- the serA gene encoding phosphoglycerate dehydrogenase: MMKVLIADKMAPQAADIFRARGIEADVKTGMSPEELKACIGNYDGLAVRSSTKATAEILAAAAKLKVVGRAGIGVDNVDVAAATQRGIVVMNTPFGNSITTAEHAIAMLMAVARQIPQANASTHAGKWEKSGFMGVELMGKTLGIFGCGNIGSAVAERAQGIKMKVIAYDPYLSPDRAVDLGVEKVELDELWERSDFISLHSPLTDATRNVVNAQSIAKMKKGVRIVNCARGGLIVEADLKAALEWGHVAGAALDVFPKEPATESVLFGMKQVVATPHLGASTTEAQEKVALQVAEQMADYLLTGAVVNALNMPSVSAEDAPKLRPYMKLAEQLGSFAGQVTETSIKAVSIEFEGDVADINTKPLTAVVLQGLLSPLLESVNMVSAPVIAKERGIAVSEVTHERKSPYQNLIRLVVTTEAQTRSVSGTLINGNTPRIVEIKGIAMDAQLGPHMLFVTNKDKPGFIGALGTALGDAGINIATFNLGRTKAGSDAIVLIEVDEPVNDAVLKTVKALPNVVRAKALKF, encoded by the coding sequence ATTATGAAGGTTCTGATCGCCGACAAGATGGCGCCGCAGGCGGCCGACATTTTCCGGGCCCGCGGCATCGAAGCCGACGTCAAGACCGGGATGAGCCCGGAAGAGTTGAAGGCCTGCATCGGCAATTACGACGGCCTGGCCGTCCGTTCGTCGACCAAGGCGACCGCCGAGATTCTGGCGGCGGCGGCCAAGCTCAAGGTCGTCGGGCGGGCCGGCATCGGCGTCGATAACGTCGACGTCGCCGCCGCCACCCAGCGCGGCATCGTGGTGATGAACACGCCCTTCGGCAACTCGATCACCACGGCCGAGCACGCCATCGCCATGCTGATGGCGGTGGCGCGGCAGATTCCGCAGGCCAACGCCTCGACCCACGCCGGCAAGTGGGAGAAATCGGGCTTCATGGGCGTCGAGCTGATGGGCAAGACGCTTGGCATCTTCGGCTGCGGCAACATCGGATCGGCGGTGGCCGAACGGGCCCAGGGCATCAAGATGAAGGTCATCGCCTACGACCCGTATCTGTCTCCCGACCGTGCCGTCGACCTCGGGGTCGAGAAGGTCGAGCTGGACGAGCTGTGGGAACGGTCCGACTTCATCAGCCTGCACTCGCCCCTGACCGATGCCACGCGCAACGTCGTCAACGCCCAGTCCATCGCCAAAATGAAAAAGGGCGTGCGCATCGTCAACTGCGCGCGCGGCGGCCTGATCGTCGAAGCGGACCTCAAGGCGGCCCTGGAATGGGGCCACGTGGCCGGCGCCGCGCTCGACGTCTTCCCCAAGGAACCGGCGACCGAAAGCGTCCTGTTCGGCATGAAGCAGGTGGTGGCCACCCCGCATCTCGGCGCCTCGACGACCGAGGCGCAGGAGAAGGTGGCCCTGCAGGTGGCCGAGCAGATGGCCGACTATCTGCTGACCGGGGCGGTGGTCAACGCGCTCAACATGCCCTCGGTTTCCGCCGAGGACGCGCCGAAGCTGCGCCCGTACATGAAACTGGCCGAACAGTTGGGCAGTTTCGCCGGCCAGGTGACGGAAACCTCGATCAAGGCGGTCTCCATCGAGTTCGAGGGCGATGTCGCCGACATCAACACCAAACCGCTGACGGCGGTGGTCCTGCAAGGCCTGCTGTCGCCGCTTTTGGAATCGGTCAACATGGTCAGCGCCCCGGTGATCGCCAAGGAACGCGGCATCGCCGTCTCCGAGGTGACGCACGAGCGCAAAAGCCCCTACCAGAACCTGATCCGCCTGGTGGTGACGACCGAGGCGCAGACGCGCAGCGTCTCGGGCACCCTGATCAACGGTAACACGCCGCGCATCGTCGAGATCAAGGGCATCGCCATGGACGCCCAACTCGGGCCGCACATGCTGTTCGTCACCAACAAGGACAAGCCCGGCTTCATCGGCGCGCTGGGCACCGCGCTGGGCGACGCCGGCATCAACATCGCCACCTTCAACCTCGGGCGGACCAAGGCCGGCAGCGACGCCATCGTGCTCATCGAAGTCGACGAGCCGGTGAACGACGCCGTCCTGAAGACGGTGAAAGCCCTGCCCAACGTGGTCCGGGCCAAGGCGCTGAAGTTTTAG
- a CDS encoding SirB2 family protein, with protein MTEFYPEIRLVHIWAVSLSGSLFAVRGLALLAGAGWPRAMAVRMAAYAIDTTLLTAALMLMTLVGQYPFVDGWLTVKVLLLVVYIGLGIVAFRPTRPPAKRAGFFVTALAVFAFIVSVALAHHPLGIFAGLAG; from the coding sequence ATGACCGAGTTCTACCCCGAGATCCGGCTCGTCCACATCTGGGCGGTGTCGCTGAGCGGTTCGCTGTTCGCCGTGCGCGGGCTGGCGCTTTTGGCCGGGGCCGGCTGGCCCAGGGCGATGGCGGTGCGCATGGCGGCCTATGCCATCGACACCACGCTGCTGACCGCCGCCCTCATGCTGATGACGCTGGTGGGCCAGTACCCGTTCGTCGACGGCTGGCTGACCGTCAAGGTTCTGCTGCTGGTGGTCTACATCGGCCTCGGCATCGTGGCCTTCCGCCCGACCCGCCCGCCGGCCAAGCGGGCCGGCTTCTTCGTGACCGCGCTCGCCGTCTTCGCCTTCATCGTCTCGGTGGCGTTGGCCCACCACCCGTTGGGCATTTTCGCCGGCTTGGCCGGCTGA
- a CDS encoding flavin reductase family protein produces the protein MTPRPAKADFPVSQVRRYLEPGPIVLVSSRWRGQANIMTMGWHTMMEFTPALVGCVISSANHSFRMIRDSGECVINLPTAALTDIVVGIGNTTGAEIDKFAHFGLTAGKAEAVGAPPIAECHAHFECRLYDDALVEKYNFFIFEVVKARAARTPKHPETLHYTGDGVFVVAGKAIDRRKLFRPDMLK, from the coding sequence ATGACGCCCCGCCCCGCCAAGGCCGATTTCCCGGTCAGCCAGGTCCGCCGCTATCTCGAGCCCGGGCCCATCGTGCTGGTGTCTTCGCGCTGGCGGGGCCAGGCCAACATCATGACCATGGGCTGGCACACGATGATGGAGTTCACGCCGGCCCTGGTGGGGTGCGTCATCTCCAGCGCCAACCACAGCTTTCGTATGATCCGCGACAGCGGCGAATGCGTAATCAACCTGCCGACCGCGGCCTTGACCGACATCGTGGTCGGCATCGGCAACACCACCGGCGCCGAGATCGACAAGTTCGCCCATTTCGGCCTGACGGCCGGGAAGGCCGAGGCGGTGGGCGCGCCGCCGATCGCCGAATGCCACGCCCATTTCGAATGCCGGCTCTACGACGACGCGCTGGTCGAAAAGTACAACTTCTTCATCTTCGAGGTGGTGAAGGCCCGCGCCGCCCGCACGCCCAAACACCCGGAAACCCTGCACTACACCGGCGACGGCGTGTTCGTGGTGGCCGGCAAGGCAATCGACCGCCGCAAACTGTTCCGGCCCGACATGCTGAAGTAG
- a CDS encoding DeoR/GlpR family DNA-binding transcription regulator, with translation MLAEQRRGLILSIVAETGAVTIADLHRRLRVSRETIRRDITRLDRENRLLKTHGGALLRDAVEPAFVERLSVNAQGKRAIGRAAAALVPDGASVILDSGTTIQGLVEALMDKRRLTVITSDIQAATRLAGRNDNRVLLLGGEVIAGEGAVMGRDATAMLATYFADFAFVGAGALSTHPWLMDFSREAAEIRGQMLAMARWPVVLADHTKFARTAPVRVPNLEKARHIVVDRAPEGAFAEALKRLDAEVLVAAGG, from the coding sequence ATGCTGGCCGAACAACGACGGGGCCTGATCCTCAGCATCGTGGCCGAGACGGGGGCGGTCACCATCGCCGATCTGCACCGCCGGCTGCGCGTCTCGCGCGAAACCATCCGGCGCGACATCACCCGCCTGGACCGCGAGAACCGGCTGCTCAAAACGCATGGCGGCGCCCTGTTGCGCGACGCCGTCGAGCCGGCGTTCGTCGAGCGGCTGTCGGTGAACGCCCAGGGCAAGCGGGCCATCGGGCGGGCCGCCGCCGCGCTGGTTCCCGACGGCGCCTCGGTCATCCTCGATTCCGGGACCACCATCCAGGGCCTGGTCGAGGCGCTGATGGACAAGCGCCGCCTCACCGTCATCACCAGCGACATCCAGGCCGCCACGCGGCTGGCCGGGCGCAACGACAACCGCGTGCTGCTGCTGGGCGGCGAGGTGATCGCCGGCGAGGGCGCCGTCATGGGGCGCGACGCCACGGCGATGCTCGCCACCTATTTCGCCGACTTCGCCTTCGTCGGCGCCGGGGCGCTCTCGACCCACCCGTGGCTGATGGATTTTTCGCGCGAAGCCGCCGAAATCCGCGGCCAGATGCTGGCCATGGCGCGCTGGCCGGTGGTGCTGGCCGACCACACCAAGTTCGCGCGCACGGCGCCCGTCCGGGTCCCGAACCTGGAAAAGGCCCGCCACATCGTCGTGGATCGGGCTCCCGAAGGCGCCTTCGCCGAGGCCCTGAAGCGCCTGGACGCCGAGGTGCTGGTGGCGGCGGGTGGGTAG
- the der gene encoding ribosome biogenesis GTPase Der, with product MSFKVAIIGRPNVGKSTLFNRLIGKRLALVDDTPGVTRDRREGAASLGGLKFTVIDTAGLEEAFDDSMEARMRTQTNRAVEEADVALLLIDARSGLTPLDTHFAKWLRGRGKPAILLANKCEGRAGADTLYEAYALGLGEPIAISAEHGEGMVELFDALQPFAQAREEEEQADGDMDILDPTDERSDDPTLQLAIVGRPNVGKSTLVNQLLGEDRMLTGPEAGITRDSISIAWSFQGRPIRLIDTAGLRRKAKVSEKLESLSVNDTLRAIRFAHCVVLLIDASAPLEKQDLAIAGMVVEEGRALVLAVNKWDIPEDRDAVLRAVRDRMETSLPQVKGLPVVPISALTGNGVPRLLPTVLRTYDVWNKRIPTGHLNRWLAEVTEQHPPPMVRGRRLRLRYMTQVKARPPTFVIFANVPEELPDSYVRYLTNGLRETFDLPGVPLRVKTRRGRNPYSKE from the coding sequence ATGAGCTTCAAGGTTGCCATCATCGGCCGGCCCAATGTCGGCAAGTCGACGCTGTTCAACCGTTTGATCGGCAAGCGTCTGGCCTTGGTCGACGACACCCCGGGGGTGACGCGGGATCGTCGCGAAGGGGCGGCTTCGCTGGGCGGCCTCAAGTTCACGGTGATCGACACCGCCGGGCTTGAGGAAGCGTTCGACGACAGCATGGAAGCCCGCATGCGGACCCAGACCAACCGGGCCGTCGAAGAGGCCGATGTCGCGCTTCTTCTGATCGACGCCAGAAGCGGCCTGACGCCGCTCGATACGCATTTCGCCAAGTGGCTGCGCGGCCGCGGCAAGCCGGCCATCCTGCTGGCCAACAAGTGCGAAGGACGAGCCGGGGCCGACACCTTGTACGAAGCCTATGCCCTTGGGCTCGGCGAACCGATCGCCATCTCGGCCGAGCATGGCGAGGGCATGGTCGAGCTTTTCGACGCCCTGCAGCCTTTCGCCCAGGCCCGCGAAGAGGAAGAGCAGGCCGACGGGGACATGGACATCCTCGACCCCACCGACGAGCGGTCGGACGACCCGACCCTGCAACTGGCCATCGTGGGGCGGCCCAACGTCGGCAAGTCGACCCTGGTCAACCAGTTGCTGGGCGAGGACCGCATGCTGACCGGCCCCGAGGCCGGCATCACGCGGGATTCCATCTCCATCGCCTGGTCGTTCCAGGGCCGGCCGATCCGCCTCATCGACACCGCCGGCCTGCGCCGCAAGGCCAAGGTCAGCGAGAAGCTGGAATCCCTTTCCGTCAACGACACGCTGCGGGCGATCCGTTTCGCCCACTGCGTGGTGCTTCTGATCGACGCCTCGGCGCCCCTGGAAAAACAGGACCTGGCCATCGCCGGCATGGTGGTGGAGGAAGGGCGCGCCCTGGTGCTGGCGGTCAACAAGTGGGACATCCCCGAAGACCGCGACGCCGTGCTGCGCGCCGTTCGCGACCGGATGGAAACGTCGCTGCCCCAGGTCAAGGGCCTTCCCGTGGTGCCGATCTCGGCGCTGACCGGAAACGGCGTTCCCCGGCTGCTGCCGACCGTGCTGCGCACCTACGACGTGTGGAACAAGCGCATCCCCACCGGGCACCTGAACCGCTGGCTGGCCGAGGTCACGGAACAGCACCCGCCGCCGATGGTCCGCGGCCGGCGCCTGCGCCTGCGCTACATGACGCAGGTGAAGGCCAGGCCGCCGACCTTCGTCATCTTCGCCAATGTCCCCGAGGAACTGCCGGACTCCTATGTCCGCTATCTGACCAACGGGCTGCGCGAAACGTTCGACCTGCCGGGCGTTCCCCTGCGGGTCAAGACCCGCAGGGGACGCAATCCCTATTCCAAGGAGTAA
- a CDS encoding outer membrane protein assembly factor BamB family protein, whose amino-acid sequence MDGNWWRITLVAGLAVLAGGCSSWFGEKEAPPLPGERLSVLSHAQVVEPDPDLAETEILLPPPSPTPDWPQTGGYANHAMHHIAIGDVLKEAWSVDIGTGADDEERVVAPPIVADGMVYAMDVETEVSAYRADTGAHVWSVDLTPDDEDDGHINGGLAFEAGRVFVTTGFAQVVALEAKTGKEIWRRSLDGPMRVAPTVRGGRVFVITLENKLYALNAANGETLWSYTGTAEIATLLGGASPAVDDDIVVAPFSSGDLVALRVETGRLLWTDSLVSARRTDAVSTLSQIRGRPIIDRGRVFAISHGDTMAAIDLRTGQRIWDKPIGGLESPWVAGDYLFVLTNDWELIGLSRTSGRVFWVRPLPHFEDEEDKEDPIIWTGPVLAGDRLIVAGSHGEALAVSPYDGRVLGRQELPDGVSVAPIVADGTVYVLANDASLVALR is encoded by the coding sequence ATGGACGGAAATTGGTGGAGGATCACCCTCGTCGCCGGTCTGGCCGTGCTTGCCGGCGGCTGCAGCTCGTGGTTCGGCGAAAAGGAAGCCCCGCCCCTTCCCGGTGAGCGGCTGTCCGTGCTTAGCCATGCGCAGGTGGTCGAGCCGGACCCCGATCTGGCCGAGACCGAAATCCTTCTGCCGCCGCCGTCGCCCACCCCCGACTGGCCGCAGACCGGCGGCTATGCCAACCACGCCATGCATCACATCGCCATCGGCGACGTGCTGAAGGAGGCCTGGAGCGTCGACATCGGCACCGGCGCCGACGACGAGGAACGCGTCGTCGCCCCGCCGATCGTCGCCGACGGCATGGTCTATGCCATGGATGTGGAGACCGAGGTCTCGGCCTACAGGGCCGACACCGGGGCCCACGTCTGGTCGGTGGACCTGACGCCCGACGACGAGGACGACGGCCACATCAACGGCGGCCTCGCCTTCGAGGCCGGGCGGGTTTTCGTGACGACCGGCTTCGCGCAGGTCGTCGCGCTGGAGGCCAAGACCGGCAAGGAAATCTGGCGGCGCTCCCTCGACGGCCCCATGCGCGTGGCCCCAACCGTGCGTGGCGGGCGGGTTTTCGTCATCACGCTGGAAAACAAGCTGTACGCGCTGAACGCGGCGAACGGGGAAACCCTGTGGAGCTACACCGGCACGGCCGAGATCGCCACCCTGCTGGGCGGGGCCAGCCCCGCCGTCGACGACGACATCGTCGTGGCGCCGTTCTCGTCGGGGGATCTGGTCGCGCTGCGCGTCGAAACGGGGCGCCTGCTGTGGACGGATTCCCTGGTCTCGGCCCGGCGCACCGACGCGGTCTCCACGCTCTCGCAAATCCGCGGGCGGCCGATCATCGACCGCGGCCGGGTGTTCGCGATCAGCCATGGCGACACCATGGCCGCCATCGACCTGCGCACCGGCCAGCGGATCTGGGACAAGCCGATCGGCGGCCTGGAAAGCCCGTGGGTGGCCGGCGACTATTTGTTCGTGCTGACCAACGATTGGGAACTGATCGGCCTGTCGCGCACCAGCGGCCGCGTTTTCTGGGTCCGCCCCCTGCCCCACTTCGAGGACGAGGAAGACAAGGAGGACCCCATCATCTGGACCGGCCCGGTCCTGGCGGGCGACCGTTTGATCGTCGCCGGCTCGCACGGCGAGGCCCTGGCGGTGTCACCCTATGACGGACGCGTCCTCGGACGCCAGGAGTTGCCGGACGGCGTGTCGGTGGCCCCCATCGTCGCCGATGGCACGGTCTACGTGTTGGCCAACGACGCCAGCCTCGTCGCCCTCAGATAG
- a CDS encoding thioredoxin family protein, giving the protein MVSTPTPLCDFGWKAPDFSLPGIDGRTYRLADVRGRRGTLVMFICNHCPYVRAVVDRLVRDVAALRPLGIGAAAIMANDTVRYPDDAPDRMREFAAEHGFSFPYLIDETQEAARAYDAVCTPDFFGFDAGLGLQYRGRLDESGRQPAAPGVRRDLFEAMRQVAETGHGPAEQRASMGCSIKWRA; this is encoded by the coding sequence ATGGTGAGCACCCCGACGCCGCTCTGCGATTTCGGCTGGAAGGCCCCCGACTTCAGTCTGCCGGGCATCGACGGCCGCACCTACCGCCTGGCCGACGTGCGTGGCCGGCGGGGCACGCTGGTGATGTTCATCTGCAACCACTGTCCCTATGTGCGGGCCGTCGTCGACCGGCTGGTGCGCGACGTGGCCGCGCTGCGGCCGCTCGGCATCGGCGCCGCCGCCATCATGGCCAACGATACCGTCCGCTATCCCGACGACGCCCCCGACCGGATGCGGGAATTCGCCGCCGAACACGGCTTTTCCTTTCCCTATCTGATCGATGAAACCCAGGAGGCGGCGCGGGCCTACGACGCCGTCTGCACCCCCGATTTCTTCGGCTTCGATGCCGGCCTCGGGCTTCAGTACCGCGGCCGCCTCGACGAATCGGGGCGCCAGCCGGCCGCCCCCGGCGTCCGGCGCGACCTGTTCGAGGCCATGCGCCAGGTGGCGGAAACCGGCCACGGCCCCGCCGAACAGCGCGCCAGCATGGGGTGCTCGATCAAATGGCGCGCCTGA
- a CDS encoding tetratricopeptide repeat protein, with amino-acid sequence MADQIQDSLLREIDDELRHEKYAKLWKKYGNYVVAFAVLLVVGVAGYQGWRGWDLKTRTEQSDRFLAALDLRADGNPEAARKALADLAGDAGKGYATLARFQEAALLESQGDRKGAVAAYGALSNDGAVPESFRQMAVILGALLELDTADPAALTERVAPLTAAGNPWRFTALEVTALLAVRASNVDKAREIFTQLSGDAQTPQGIRSRASEMLAILG; translated from the coding sequence GTGGCCGACCAAATTCAAGACAGCCTGCTGCGCGAGATCGATGACGAACTGCGTCACGAAAAGTACGCGAAGCTGTGGAAGAAGTATGGCAACTACGTCGTCGCCTTCGCCGTGCTCCTGGTCGTCGGCGTCGCCGGCTATCAGGGGTGGCGGGGCTGGGACCTGAAGACCCGCACCGAGCAAAGCGACCGCTTCCTGGCCGCCCTCGACCTGCGGGCGGACGGCAACCCCGAGGCGGCGCGCAAGGCCCTGGCCGATCTGGCCGGCGACGCCGGCAAGGGTTACGCCACGCTGGCCCGCTTCCAGGAAGCCGCGCTGCTCGAAAGCCAGGGCGACCGCAAGGGCGCCGTCGCCGCCTACGGCGCCCTGTCGAACGACGGCGCGGTGCCGGAATCCTTCCGCCAGATGGCGGTCATCCTGGGCGCCCTGCTGGAACTGGATACCGCCGATCCCGCCGCCCTCACCGAACGCGTCGCCCCCCTGACCGCCGCCGGCAATCCGTGGCGCTTCACCGCGCTCGAGGTCACCGCCCTGCTGGCGGTGCGCGCGAGCAACGTCGACAAGGCGCGCGAGATATTCACCCAGCTTTCCGGGGACGCCCAGACCCCCCAGGGAATCCGGAGCCGGGCCTCGGAAATGCTGGCCATCCTGGGTTAA
- a CDS encoding sensor histidine kinase translates to MKGPLNRSELTVVALGAALAFGWSQGWLAQPQPPVSGSLAALSTGALAVAMAALVLAFRRWRALNHRLKDGETARGDLERRLAQASRELAAESAERARAEEARLTGECRFAALIEDALESITVVDGDGVIRFQSPAAETILGRKPAAMIGVSAFELIHREDLARVRDAFFAGVRTPGIIVSMPFRVRHADGTWRWLEAIARNRLHDPAVRGVVINARDVTPRRQAERETRRLENELAHLARLGTMGEMAAGFAHEINQPLTAIYNYACGCVRRLRAGPAAGGDLCEALEATARQAERASEIVRRMRWFIRRDEPELTPLDIKAAIEDALGLVEGEARHAGIAVRKTLAEALPWVKGDTVQIQQALIALARAAIEAMAGDREGPRVLTLRTALLATDEVEVAVVDTAPARPQDGRERLMAPLAAGPSRRAGIGLSVCRSIVERHGGRLSVAADGPRGTAVCFTLRVFHAVAHAGRSPAAVDGTGDAAAAAP, encoded by the coding sequence ATGAAAGGCCCATTGAACCGAAGCGAACTGACGGTCGTGGCGCTGGGCGCCGCGCTGGCCTTCGGGTGGAGCCAGGGGTGGCTTGCCCAGCCGCAGCCGCCGGTTTCGGGAAGCCTGGCCGCGCTGTCGACGGGGGCGCTGGCCGTGGCGATGGCGGCCCTGGTTCTGGCGTTCCGGCGCTGGCGCGCCCTCAACCATCGATTGAAGGATGGCGAGACGGCGCGGGGCGACCTGGAACGGCGGCTCGCCCAGGCCAGCCGGGAACTGGCGGCCGAAAGCGCCGAACGGGCGCGGGCCGAGGAGGCCCGGCTAACGGGCGAATGCCGGTTCGCCGCCCTGATCGAGGATGCGCTGGAATCGATCACCGTGGTGGACGGGGACGGCGTCATCCGCTTCCAGAGCCCGGCCGCCGAGACGATCCTCGGCCGGAAGCCGGCGGCGATGATCGGGGTCAGCGCCTTCGAGTTGATCCATCGCGAGGACCTGGCGCGCGTGCGCGACGCCTTTTTCGCCGGCGTCCGGACGCCGGGCATCATCGTGTCGATGCCGTTTAGGGTCCGCCACGCCGACGGCACGTGGCGGTGGCTGGAAGCCATCGCCCGGAACCGGCTGCACGATCCGGCGGTGCGGGGCGTGGTGATCAATGCCCGCGACGTCACCCCGCGCCGGCAGGCGGAACGCGAGACGCGGCGGCTGGAGAACGAGCTGGCCCACCTGGCGCGGCTGGGCACCATGGGCGAGATGGCGGCCGGCTTCGCCCACGAGATCAACCAGCCGCTGACCGCCATCTACAACTATGCCTGCGGCTGCGTGCGGCGGCTGCGGGCCGGACCGGCGGCGGGGGGCGACCTCTGCGAAGCCCTGGAGGCGACGGCCCGGCAGGCCGAACGGGCCAGCGAGATCGTCCGCCGAATGCGCTGGTTCATCCGCCGCGACGAACCGGAACTGACGCCGCTCGACATCAAGGCCGCGATCGAGGACGCGCTGGGCCTGGTGGAAGGCGAGGCCCGCCACGCCGGGATCGCGGTGCGAAAGACGCTGGCCGAGGCGCTGCCGTGGGTCAAGGGCGACACCGTGCAGATCCAGCAGGCCCTGATCGCGCTGGCCCGGGCGGCCATCGAGGCCATGGCCGGCGACCGCGAGGGCCCCCGCGTCCTGACGCTTCGCACCGCCCTTCTGGCCACCGACGAGGTGGAGGTGGCCGTCGTCGACACCGCCCCCGCCCGGCCGCAGGACGGCCGCGAGCGGCTGATGGCCCCCCTGGCCGCCGGCCCGTCGCGGCGCGCCGGGATCGGGCTTTCCGTCTGCCGCTCGATCGTCGAGCGCCACGGCGGCCGGCTGTCGGTGGCCGCCGACGGCCCGCGCGGCACCGCCGTTTGCTTCACGCTTCGGGTCTTCCACGCCGTGGCCCATGCCGGCCGCTCGCCGGCGGCCGTGGACGGAACGGGCGATGCCGCCGCGGCGGCGCCGTGA